The Gigantopelta aegis isolate Gae_Host chromosome 3, Gae_host_genome, whole genome shotgun sequence genome segment ccacatgtaattgtggagctaattttaattagattgaaaatgTAACATCTGTATATTATAACAACATAAgagtacgttttccatagaagATGGCCTCGTAAAATTGTTAAACTTATGCCCGATTGTTTtattctttgtacaataaaatatgttttcaatcgaCAGCAATAAACAATAGTTACAATTCACGATTTAACACAAAATGATTTATCTTCGATTATCACAAAATAAATCTGcatgtttctgtttttatattatttgcaAATTGTATTCATGCAAGCTAagtcttgtttttatttataatctcATAATGaagctaaaaaaataaaaaaataccctTTTGGATTTACATCGATAAAACATACGCAGACGTTACACTAAtaaggttctaatagaccaaatcaattcctattgccgataatgttaacgtttactaataaaactgatataagcagcgtatcaacacacccaggaagtacagcaatagaaagtgtggcacctcacatctaatattacctgcaagaaaatgggggggggggggggggggggtcacgtatcatttaagaaatttaattaatgtttttaatagcaaccgtcatttttgctgaaaattgcagttccatttttggggtaccccgcattagtttcaacctctggtatatactgcataacaactgtataacaaataaaagtgtatttatatattgtcaatggataatagtattttcacaaataatcaatggcacatattactaccaatcacacccacagctgcttttactccgtaaatatactagtggaaaaaagtaactgtgtatggttatcatgttgataaaaaaataatttcaagacataaaacgATAAAATGATCATATAGCATTATTTATTAGGCAATTAAGCAAAAcgtcaattcatttaaaatgtcacagcatcCGTCATTTCATCGGTATTGGGGATGAAAGACATGGGGGGTAAAAAAAcagttcacaaagttaatagcgTGTATGGCCACCGTTTGCGTTGAtgcaggcctggcaccgtcgcctcatagagcctaccaaattgttgaagaatGCCTGGGGAATGCCGTTCCAGATCTGTACTAACGTCTGACCAAGCGCTCTCAACGTCAGCGGCTGGTTAGGCAGTGCACGTACACGACGTTGCatctcatcccagacgtgctcgattGGTGCAAGATCGGGTGAAACCGCAGGCCACTGCAACACATCGATGTTCTGCTGTGCTAGAAAATCCATTACCACCCGGGCGACGTGAGGTCtagcattgtcatgctgaagcgtgatgtgacgttgctgtccttgcacaaatgggatgacgtgagcctgaataatgtcgtcacggtagcgtacagcgttcaaattgccatcgatgaccacaagaggtgttcgtccagttgacgtgatgccaccccaaaccatgacactgcctccgCCAAATGCACGTCGCTCCACAACACAGGCGTCACTAAAACGTTCTCCAACACGACGATACACTCTTGAACGGCCGTCACTGCTGTCCAAGTGAAACCTGGACTCGTCCGTAAACAGTATACCCGCCCAGTCACGGTGATTAAAGTGCAAGTGTCTTCTACACCAAGCCAAACGTGCTACACGATGACGTCTTAGCAAAACTGAACGGACAGCCGGGCGTCGCGGACGGATACCATGTTCACGTAATCGATTCCGTACAGTTCTGGGATTAATGGCACGCAATCCAGGAATGGTCCGCGCTGTCAGACTTGCCGTTTGGAATCGATTCCCGAGGTGCACGAGTCTGATGTGGTTGTCCTGCTGTTTTGACATCACGCGTGGACGGCCTGCACGTTGTTGGTCTCTGACATTACCAACATGTTGATAACGTCTCCACAAAGCCTGAATAATGTTTATGTGTACACCAAATTGCGTAGCGACAGCGCGATGGCGCATACCAGCCTGGATCATGCCAATTGCGCGAAGGCGGTCATTTTCGTTTAGCCTGGGCATTGCTCTGCTACAATTTTCAACAGAAATAACCTGCTTTTCTGTACCCCCGGTTGGCATGCAATGACCCGACAGTTGAAAAGTCGACAAAAACTTGAAAAGTAACATGTTGGGAGAAAAAAATGGGAAAAACATGTTCATGTCCCAGAAGCAAAACTGCACGTGCAAATACGGCATTGACCCAGCTATTGTGTGGCGGTGCGTTCACTGGTAACATGTACAAAACATCAGGCTAAAATATTGAGCAGTTTTATTTTCATCCGATTTTTTAGGTTACACAGTTACttatttgacggtgcacctcgaactttgacacggaactcttgTTTGGATAGAtgcagaaaataaattgaaatgtaaTGAAATTGCAGAGGTTTTGAAGTTACTGACATCCAACAATTAATTTCGCTGGCTCTACTTTCCGACATACGTACCTTTTCCGTTTCGCAAAAAACCACTAATTTTACGTCTTTGCTAATCGTTTTGCATTACACTGcgagaggcgggacgtagcccagtggtaaagtgctggcttgatgtgcggtcggtctaggatcgatccccgtcggatgtgcaattgggcaatttctcgttccagacagtgcaccacgactggtatatcaaaggtgatatcctgtcttttgaatggtgcatataaaagatcctttactatatgtcagaattagcaaatgtttggcatcaaatagccgaggattaataaatcaatgtgctcaagttgtgtcgttaaacaaaacaaactttaactttgcatTGCGAGATAGCAAGAATTAGTGAAGTTATTCTAACAGTATTTAAATTCTGttagttttgtgttttatttaacctttCAGTGAAATAGTGCACGTTCATCTAGATTACAACATAGTGATgcctacatatatatacatagcatACGTAGTAGTTTCAATTATATACAACTCTAGGTCGAATTAATACaggttttttattttcaaactattattattagatgTGCTTTAGATCGTTTGAAACTAAGACGAGAAGACCGGTCTGCAGTTCGCTGCAGACTAATTGAAAGATTTTATGGAAATAGTCCAGTCGCAAATGCTGTCAGGGACTTGGggacaatttcacaaaacataatAAAGATTACGtttgcgactagcagttataccgggcatacatttacaggtgtttggcatctatttcacgaagaaacttacatcattaaggaaaatggagtattttaaggacaaagaaaatgaaatatgtgtatttttaactatactatgttgtactataatagtaataagaattgttgtttagacgtaaatttacgtttagggcctacgtgcaaaactaggcctacgatgttttgtgaaattgggcccaggtCTCGTGTTTATAATGCTCGGCACACACCAATCGATTAACGCCGATTCCACAGTTGCGTCGGcgttaatgggtaggtgtgtgCAGGGCAAAGATGCGACAGTCGCGTCTAATCTCCAGTTTTATCTCGATTAGACTGTCATGTCAAGACAAGCAaagacaagaatttatttacactcgggccgttgcacaatggcataggaggaatatataatacatatacaatttataacattcacgtgacaagatggttgataataaacatatacaaagaccaataaataaaattctataagaACAATACGTATAACAAAAACTCTAAATgcattagatacatgtacatatttaagaaCATCGTTATACACAAACCACAAGTTGGTGTTCATATAATATAATCTGGATATACATCATGTGTGGCCAAGTACGTATAAGCAAACATGTCatcgtaataataattatatatttttgttttgtttggttagtGACGTTTAAAGTTACTAATAATTACATCggccggtgtgtgtgtgtgtgtgtaagtgtacaTTTTCAGACTACTGTCAACTCGAGTCGGCGTTAATCGGTAAGGTTTAACGTCTTGTGTCATGGcgcatgcgtgtgacgtcattacaaTGAGATCATGATATCTGCTTCTGTCTGCGACTATCTGCGGTATTGTTCATACTGCATGGCAGCCAGACATTAGAAGAGTCATTGATTTAAGTAACCTGCACGTACACcaatttttgattttttaaaggtAGCCTAGATCTATGGACCCACTGACGTGACACATTTATCATTTTGCACCAGTTACGTCTCTAGCTGTTCCAAAAATAACTAAGTGATGGACGGAGGGGAAATTTTCATTTTGTAGTCCTTCAACCTGTACAATTTGTACTTATGGAAATACTATGAAAGAGACCTCTTTTATGAAgtctttgtttacattgatatctTGATagagtttatttaatttttcttttgacATTTGACGCTGGGTACATTCTGCGGACCACCACGTGTCACAAAACAGTTGATGTGTAGAATATGAAGTCGCAACGATACACCTAAAACACACTGTGCGCGTACTATCTATAATGTGCAGTACTCGAGAAATCTTCTGAATATTTTCATGTGTTTCTTCACCAATCGTTTTACACTCATCAACACGCCtatgagaaaaacaaacaaacaaacaataagaccatttttatattcaaatgttcagtattttgtatgttttgtatCTATTAATAATGTTAACGGAGATAAATGCTACGTAAAAACAAtgaacatattaatattatacagcTACATTTAGGCTATATGCATTCGGCGTGtcatttttagtttaaaagtgggatttgtttttgttttattttgttgttttggggaactggttggtttttgttttgttttggggggggggggggttaagagGCGGAGGGAGTATATATTACTGTTCCCTgctatttacatatacatactcACGTGATAGCCTACAACTCTGGTGGTTTGGGGCCTTGGTCGAGATGAATGGGCGGTAGATATTTTGGTGGCGCCTGGAATAAGCAGAAAACTGTACACGTGTTTTCGATAAATGTAATCAGTACTACATATTATGTGCGAAGAACAAAAATGCtacaacggtcgtggtatgtactcttcTACCCATGggaaggtgtatataaaatatctgttgctgctaccggcctcggtggcgtcgtggttaggccatcgatcaacaggctggtaggtactgggttcggatcccagtcgaggtatgggatttttaatccagataccgactccaaaccctgagtgagttcttcgcaaggctcaatgggtaggtgtaaacaacttgcaccgaccagtgatccataacttgttcaacaaaggccatggtttgtgctatcctgcctgtgggaagcgcaaataaaagatcccttgctgctaatcggaaagagtaccccatgtagtggcgacagcgggtttcctctcaaaatctgtgtggtccataaccatatgtctgacgccatataaccgtaaataaaaagtgttgagtgcgtcgttaaataaaacatttctttctttctttacccccccccccaaactcaCTGACCCACCCAtcccccagaaaaaaaagaagaaaaaaaaacatttctttctttctgttgctGCTTTTTGGTagttatctctctctctctctctctctctctctctctctctctctctctctctctctctctctctctctctctctctctctctctctctctctctctctctctctctctttctaagCATTGTTATGTTAGACACCTCATAGCCGTATTTTAGTATGTGcagaggtatcattaaacacacattcctttatTTTTTGCTACTATATTGTTTTCTCTTTATGATTCAAACAAGGTGATCTCTTACGTATATATGCTTAGCCTATACCTGAGAAGCGGTGCATAATGGCGGAGTGGAATTAGTCGGTTCAGGTAGTAACGACGGCATGGGCGTCAAGCTGCCGGACATCGTGGTTGGTGGTGCCAGGGGTGCAGCTATCGACACCGGGGGCACTGGGCTCATTTGGTCGTAAGCGGGACCGCTGTATGGTGGCAGCACCATCGGGTCAGGCGGAGCCTCGTCTTGATAGTTCGTCTGCGCTACAATCTGAGAGGAAGTGTCCGGGGCAGTCGGGTTTTCTgagggaataaaaaaaaaaaattgacgtTTGTGAAAATTTAAGgaaatttatgttttaatgatttgcattaaaataaatatgatttgcattttttttttatatgatttaataaatatatttattttgcattaaaataaatgatagttCGTTTgtcaaataatgaatgaattacttaattaattaagtaatgAATTCATTAAGtaactaatcaatttttaacgacatcctaaagaaaaaaaaaaacagatttgctattggatgtcaaacaaagtacattgtatattaatatgataatttctattaaaataaaaattatagaattatgtaaatattactttaatttcgatatactgtgtcaaaataaatgtaattttgtggTGTATGTTTACATATAACTGTTATTACATAAAGTATGTGCACgcagttattattttaaaattctcaTAATGTTGTTATACATCTTGATTGTTATTTTATGGCATATGTTCACATCATTGTTATACTAGTATACGAAATACAGAAAATTCAGAGACTTTGGtctgacaataaaacaaattaccgCAACAAAAGAGTTTTAAATtattcagtattttaaaatgcattaacATGCGACCCACCATTTGTGTTGTTGCCTTCAGGTTGGTTCGGCTGGGGTTCCACTCGTCCTAACTGCAGAAATCTGTATcagaataaagttaaagtttcttaaagtttgttttgtttaacgacacctatagagcacattgatttattaatcatcggttattggatattAAAGAATAAAGGCTGATGTGTGTAGTAAGTAATAATACCTTTAATATATAGCATATAtctttaaatgaataaatatattaatattatacgcACATACCAGTACAATATGcttattaaagacatttttcgCGTATTAAATCATACTAAATTACCATTTATCAAtcgtgtgttttttaaatatactttactaaaaaaaaaacatatttaaaataatatccaCAGTTACAAGTCGCTTGTTCAAAACAACCAAAAGTTCAAAATATACTCATTAATGTTCTCAGTACAAACTGCTTCTTTCAACCATACTCACAGTTTTTTCTTGACGAAGAGTCCTATAAGCACGACGTAGCCCAAGAAGAGGATAATGCATAAAACGCGGACCACCCACGCTCCGGCCTCGTCGACAATGATTTGTTGAATCACCGCGTCTTAAAAACAATAGCAATGAACAACACTAATTTAATAGGTATTAAAACAGTTATAGATCGGTTTACTTTCGGGATATGATTCATACTGTTAacgcttgttttgtttaacgacaccactagagcacactgatttattaatcattggctattggatgtcatacatttgatatagtcttagtgagaaaacccgctacatttttccattagtatcaagggatcttttatatgcactatcccacagacaggatatcacataccacggtctttgatatatcagtggtggtgcactggctgttacaagaaatagcccaatgcgcccacCAACGTAATGGTAGGTTTTACCGTTATTCAGGAATTGTTagcaattaattatttttattccttccTTATTTATTCGAAAACAAGttcgttaaatattttaaattttaaatatttgttaccAAAATAAAAGTaggcttttttttattttattatcaagtGAACTTTTGATACATACTGACAGGTGTGGCCATTGACGTCATGACTGAAACTCTCGGTCTCCGTGACGTCAAATCAACCGTCACAGAAGTCAGCGAATCCGTTACCCTGTCCTTCTCAGTCGTCTCCCAGGTTACATCCTTATCACGTGACGTTCCCTTGCTTTCATCGTCATCAGACGTCACACCTGGGACACTCGCGGAGTCGCTAGTAATATCCGTGTCCCCTGGTGTACTTGCTGGCAGTGTGATGATCTCGCTGCACCAAGGGATGATCAGAAGTACGTAAGCTTCTGAGGTCTTCTCAGGAACTCCGCCGTCTGAGAGAACGAGCTTCAGGAAGACCTGTAGCGGCTCTCCTTTGCTGGGCGAAGCTGGGCGAGTTTTCAGGACCAGCGCGCCAACTCCAGAGTTTGTGACAGCGTCAACATACATGCTTGGAGTCTGCACCCTCAGCTCAAAGTCTGCAGTTGCGTCTTCATCCTTCAGGGTGAATTCCAGAACGCTGTATCCAATTCCAATATCACAACTCACCAACCTTTTGTAGAAACTCTTGTCAAACGATGGAGCAAACTCGTTGTCATCTGTTATATATAGCTTTAGCTTTCCGGTGATGTTAGCTTCCGGGTTGTTCTTTAGCATGGCTTGTATTTGTACGGAAAAATAAGGCGCGTTGCCTGGTAACACTTCTCTGTCGAGGACGGCGTTTAGGATTACATTCCCGGATGTAGGCTCCACCCTGAACGTGTTGGAAGCGTCCTGTCCTTCGTCTAAACAAGAACAACGAAACGAATAACAACATTACTATAAAGTCGTATATAGCAACGCATAAAAGAACGGAatagttgtttaatgacacctcggcATATTTTAAACCTGAGGTAAGATGGTCACAGGAGACAAGCACATAtcgtggttggagagacaaggactgggcgGTGGAGGTGGACatcaaaagaagttgaaagataggaggagttgccagatcgggaaggaaggaattcaaaggagagaaaggaaaggaggcagtgggatatttaaaaaaaaggtgtctaacatatggttatttcggcATTTGGTCTgtagaaaaagagaagaaaccctctgCCGTCACAAGGGCTACTCGTACCGGTaaaacagcaagagatcttttatatgcactttctcataaacatgaaaatacatatcacggcctttgatataccagtggtatggcactggaacgggaaataaaTCGAGTTGATAGCGGGCGATCGATATTGCGACTCATCGACTGAAATACTCACCCAACTCCTaacccaccccccaacccccaactcCCACCAAGAGGATTGTATAATTAACTTCATACGAACAAGATGGAAGaccagttatttgtgaatcttcaacTGAGATTTATAAATACCAGCctctggcatcataaatgtccctttatactcggggggggggggggggggggggggggaccataCAGGTGATTTATTTCAGACATTATCATATATGTACAACTTGACTTCCGGTTGACCGTTCAATGGTCATTCTCAGATCTGATTGGTTACTGTGTATAATAACATACCTGACGTGGCGGACAGTATCGAGTACTCGATTGGCTGGTCGTCTGCACCACTTGTACTTCTGGCGATTATCGCTGTAACAGTGGTGCCGGGCTCTACGGCTTCAGACACGTTCACCGACATTGCAGACACCCACGTCAGTGGCGGCTTCTCAACTTCCATTTTTAACTGTAACACACAAACCGCCATGAATAGGTGTGGGTGAACATTGCGTGCACACTGCACACATATGATTCGTGTGGCACTTGTTTTATTTACGTGCACACGTGGAACCTAATGACTTCTTGTCCCGGACATATGCTGAAGACTGGCGTGATTAAACTTTGAGTAGATGTAAGCACGTGTTATATAGCTGGTTGAATTCCAGTCTTAATAAGCAGACAGCACACTAAAGCCTTTTGCATCAGGCAAGATCAAAAGCTATTCCTAGAGATGTTTTGGATTACGACTGTTGAGCCATCTCTAGAATGCATATCGTATGAACATATCAAATTGGGCAAATATCAGAACCACAGATGTAACATATGATAGATAGGTTTTGTAAAAGTATCGAGTACAATCTTAATaattgagaagaaacccaccaAGGACGTTCTGTACATGACCTAGACCCTTTAAATATTTAGAGTCGTTCCTGAACTGATaggtataaaataatatactcaagAAAAGTAATTAAAGAGCAGACcctatcctggtgtttctaataccacaaaatgcattttaatatttttaaaaacgcacgtgcttctgagaaataacagttatggagtcgtggtttagtctatttttaacgatatttcaccgtttcaacatcacatactcttgtttcactctcttgtaacgttattctaatgtgttactggtttgtaacttaaccaaacttagtgtccatttttacggattaaaactagggtctgagcCTTTAAGGGCCAGTAGACCTGTTGGTCAGTTTTGATTACAAATGGTTTGGACGTTTAAACGTGGACTATATTTATCATACACTCAACCTCCCCGTTATTAAAAGGAGGTCTGTAGAGATTGTACAAAAAAATCCCAACCCCTCCTCGATTCCAGATATCGTTCTACGAGCCTGAACAATACTTAATTATTTTCTGCtgtagaaaatattaatttacaaaagataaaatctttctttcattatttttgttgtcATACCGTAATCCGGATAGTTCCGGATATTTTCCTCAGTTTGTTGGACGATGCAGCTTCGACCTCTAGGTCGTAGTACAACACCGCGTCTCGAAGCAGGGACGTCACGGTCCTCACCTCCCCCTCCACCTGCACGAGGAATATGGGCGACGACACTTTGACCCCTTTGTctacaagaaaataaataatcaatgcACTTAATGAACAGGGCTACTTGATCGTGcttaaaacgttttttttttaaataagggGAGGGGGAATCTAAATCATTGTCTTTGACCCATGTATGTGTTAGCGCtgtaaaatcacaaaacttcAATATCCATTGCTTAGTTAATTGTTGTTGACAGTATACTTCTCCCAACAAGTGTCCCACGACAAGTGTatcaaacgctgtggtatgtgctgttctagCCATGTATACACGGTCTCTTGTAGCTATTCTGTAGTGGGGGATGTAGCTGGTTTCTGTAGGAGTAGTTTGTGTGGCAGCAGTGGGTGTCCTTTCTcacaataaaaagtttgttgtgtttaacgacaccactagagcacattgatttatcagtcattggctactgaatgtgaaacatttgttaattctaacttagtcttcagaggaaacccactacagttttccattagcagcaacggttctttgatatgcactttcccacagacaggaaagcacataccacagtatttgaccagttgtgctgcactggttggTTTCTCACAATGTAGATTACGAGTAACGTTAACGTATTTACAGCCATATTGCAATCCGAGTTGGtgtaactgaaaaaaaaaacaatcactcCATTTCTTTGCCccttatgttgttgttgtttcttcgttattcattgattttttttttttttttttttttttttgaaggttgttgttattgtttgttttggggggtttgttgggggggggttgtgtttttgtgtggggtttattttcttcttttttgattTTTTCTTCGTTGTTATTCTTTTTTTGGTTGTTACGGGTGTTGGAGGTGTATagttgtttgggttgttttcttcttttttttttattggggggttgttgttgttgtatgtgAGTGGACTTGTTTTGAATGCGTATAGTATTGGTTTCAGTTGTTATTTA includes the following:
- the LOC121366563 gene encoding uncharacterized protein LOC121366563, translated to MLKNNPEANITGKLKLYITDDNEFAPSFDKSFYKRLVSCDIGIGYSVLEFTLKDEDATADFELRVQTPSMYVDAVTNSGVGALVLKTRPASPSKGEPLQVFLKLVLSDGGVPEKTSEAYVLLIIPWCSEIITLPASTPGDTDITSDSASVPGVTSDDDESKGTSRDKDVTWETTEKDRVTDSLTSVTVDLTSRRPRVSVMTSMATPVNAVIQQIIVDEAGAWVVRVLCIILFLGYVVLIGLFVKKKLFLQLGRVEPQPNQPEGNNTNENPTAPDTSSQIVAQTNYQDEAPPDPMVLPPYSGPAYDQMSPVPPVSIAAPLAPPTTMSGSLTPMPSLLPEPTNSTPPLCTASQAPPKYLPPIHLDQGPKPPEL